A part of Rhodopirellula bahusiensis genomic DNA contains:
- a CDS encoding DUF1559 domain-containing protein codes for MSSQRKRQGFTLVELLVVIAIIGVLVGLLLPAVQAAREAARRMSCSNNFKQLGLAMHNYHSAYNAMPKHGSGTYTQYPPDTGINPPGGNRSDLSVLVGMLPFIEQQGLWEVISNPTDTGFQAMGPWPNRQLADHAAIPYDPWLTNIPSFRCPSDPGVGLPAHGRTNYAVCLGDSGTLCDVGDTNDNGTSRGLRVYQQSACRGAFVPRTQTKFRDILDGLSNTIGMGEIITDLGDYDVRTHAVDSPDEVWRENNALSCRQYIDAERPQFWRNDGGTPFTGDAEQRRGFKWALARPLYTGFVTVLAPNDELCFQGNQEREGDVTPSSRHQGGVHVLMCDGAVKFITDSIEAGNSNSAQVREGGGFLAPGSKSPFGVWGALGTRAAREVINTEF; via the coding sequence ATGAGTTCTCAAAGAAAACGCCAGGGCTTCACGTTGGTGGAGTTGCTGGTGGTGATCGCCATCATTGGCGTTCTGGTGGGTTTGCTTTTGCCGGCGGTTCAAGCTGCTCGTGAAGCCGCTCGCCGAATGAGTTGCAGCAACAATTTCAAGCAGCTCGGCTTGGCAATGCACAACTACCATTCGGCATACAACGCGATGCCGAAACATGGTTCCGGAACCTACACCCAGTATCCGCCGGACACAGGTATTAATCCGCCTGGTGGCAATCGGTCTGACTTGTCGGTTTTGGTTGGCATGTTGCCATTCATCGAACAGCAAGGTTTGTGGGAAGTCATCAGTAATCCCACCGACACTGGTTTTCAGGCGATGGGCCCTTGGCCAAACCGCCAATTGGCCGACCATGCCGCGATCCCATACGACCCTTGGTTGACCAACATTCCAAGTTTCCGTTGCCCCAGCGATCCCGGTGTGGGGCTGCCTGCTCACGGTCGAACCAACTACGCCGTTTGCTTGGGTGACTCGGGGACGTTGTGTGATGTTGGTGACACGAATGACAACGGCACCAGCCGAGGCTTGCGTGTCTACCAGCAAAGCGCATGTCGCGGTGCCTTCGTTCCTCGAACGCAAACCAAATTCCGCGATATCTTGGATGGATTGTCCAACACGATCGGAATGGGCGAGATCATCACTGACTTGGGCGACTACGACGTTCGTACTCACGCGGTCGACAGTCCCGACGAAGTGTGGCGTGAGAACAATGCGTTGTCATGTCGACAATACATCGATGCGGAGCGGCCTCAGTTTTGGCGCAACGACGGTGGAACTCCTTTCACCGGTGACGCCGAACAGCGTCGCGGTTTCAAATGGGCTCTTGCTCGTCCGTTGTACACCGGGTTCGTCACGGTCTTGGCACCCAACGATGAGTTGTGCTTTCAAGGCAACCAAGAACGTGAAGGCGATGTCACGCCCAGCAGTCGTCACCAAGGCGGTGTCCACGTGCTGATGTGCGACGGTGCCGTGAAGTTCATCACTGATTCGATCGAAGCCGGGAACAGCAACAGCGCTCAGGTTCGTGAAGGTGGCGGATTCTTGGCGCCTGGTTCGAAATCACCGTTTGGTGTTTGGGGTGCCTTAGGCACTCGAGCCGCACGAGAAGTCATCAATACAGAATTCTGA
- a CDS encoding acetolactate synthase: MSFGAGADTQFDTMRGREFPAIRQFTIFLENRVGQLLEVVRRFEGTGIRIVALSINDAAECAFVRFLISDADRGREILERAGLAIIESDLVGVELPEGPQPPLRVCTALLQAELNIIQAYPLFMRPHGKPAVAIMVENIDLAMKTLTEKGFRIITEDDLDADNLPPQDIY, translated from the coding sequence ATGAGCTTTGGTGCCGGTGCAGACACGCAATTCGATACGATGCGCGGTCGCGAATTTCCCGCGATTCGTCAATTCACGATCTTCCTCGAAAACCGAGTCGGGCAATTGCTCGAAGTCGTTCGCCGTTTCGAAGGGACCGGAATTCGAATCGTGGCGTTGTCGATCAACGACGCGGCAGAATGTGCGTTCGTTCGGTTCTTGATCAGCGATGCAGACCGCGGTCGTGAAATTCTGGAACGAGCCGGGCTGGCGATCATCGAATCCGATTTGGTCGGAGTCGAACTGCCCGAGGGCCCGCAACCACCGCTCAGAGTTTGCACCGCACTTCTGCAGGCCGAACTCAACATCATCCAGGCCTACCCGTTGTTCATGCGTCCACACGGCAAACCCGCCGTTGCGATCATGGTCGAGAACATCGACCTGGCGATGAAAACGTTGACTGAAAAAGGCTTTCGCATCATCACCGAAGATGACTTGGATGCGGACAACCTTCCGCCACAAGATATCTACTGA
- a CDS encoding ferrochelatase codes for MSELPPYDSFLLVSFGGPEGQDDVMPFLENVLRGKNVPRERMLEVAEHYKHFGGVSPINQQNRQLIAALQKRFDANGIDLPIYWGNRNWDPYFANTLRQMKSDGKKRSLAFFTSMFSSYSGCRQYRENIIQAREEVGEGAPLVEKVRMGFNHPGFISAMADNVSKAAQTIGASPAETKVLFTAHSIPMGMADNCDYEKQLQESCRLVADASGATDWELVYQSRSGPPSQPWLEPDVLDAIAEMDDAKKLGSLVILPIGFVSDHMEVLFDLDEEAAQLCQERGIKMARASSAGTHPDFVEMICGLVRERLGISSEKPALGDLGAWHDVCPQDCCLYTPRRPPMTGGRPVQAN; via the coding sequence ATGAGTGAACTGCCTCCCTACGACTCGTTCTTGCTGGTTTCCTTCGGTGGCCCGGAGGGACAAGACGACGTGATGCCGTTTCTCGAAAACGTGTTGCGAGGAAAAAACGTGCCGCGTGAGCGCATGTTGGAAGTTGCCGAACACTACAAACACTTTGGCGGTGTCAGCCCGATCAACCAGCAAAACCGTCAGCTCATCGCGGCATTGCAAAAACGATTTGACGCCAACGGAATCGACTTGCCGATCTATTGGGGCAATCGGAACTGGGATCCATACTTTGCCAACACGCTTCGCCAAATGAAGTCGGATGGCAAGAAGCGATCGCTGGCGTTTTTCACCAGCATGTTCAGCAGCTACAGCGGATGTCGCCAGTACCGCGAAAACATCATCCAGGCTCGCGAAGAAGTCGGCGAGGGAGCTCCTTTGGTTGAGAAGGTCCGCATGGGGTTCAACCACCCGGGATTCATCTCGGCGATGGCGGACAACGTTTCCAAGGCGGCCCAGACAATCGGTGCGTCGCCCGCGGAAACCAAGGTGTTGTTCACCGCCCACAGCATTCCAATGGGAATGGCTGACAACTGTGATTACGAAAAGCAGCTTCAAGAATCCTGTCGCTTGGTTGCGGACGCCAGCGGCGCGACGGATTGGGAATTGGTGTACCAAAGTCGCAGCGGCCCACCGTCGCAGCCTTGGTTGGAACCCGATGTTCTGGACGCGATCGCCGAAATGGATGACGCGAAAAAGCTGGGCTCGTTGGTAATTTTGCCGATTGGTTTTGTCAGCGACCACATGGAAGTGCTGTTTGACTTGGACGAGGAAGCGGCCCAGCTTTGCCAGGAACGTGGCATCAAGATGGCGCGGGCCTCATCGGCGGGCACCCACCCTGATTTCGTCGAAATGATCTGCGGTTTGGTCCGGGAACGGCTGGGTATTTCGAGCGAAAAACCCGCTTTGGGCGACCTGGGTGCCTGGCACGACGTCTGCCCGCAGGATTGCTGCCTGTACACGCCTCGCAGGCCTCCGATGACCGGTGGGCGACCGGTTCAAGCCAATTGA
- a CDS encoding Dabb family protein, which yields MPRLAHQVFFTTKDRSDETINALLDDCQTYLNDHPGLIGFAVGRCEPDYDRPVNMDFDVVLHTVFENRAAHDVYQTAPRHLEFIERQKPNWAEVRVFDSNLRD from the coding sequence ATGCCCCGACTCGCCCACCAAGTCTTTTTCACGACCAAAGACCGCAGCGACGAAACTATCAACGCGTTGTTGGACGATTGCCAAACCTACTTGAACGACCATCCTGGTTTGATCGGCTTCGCCGTGGGACGCTGCGAGCCCGATTACGATCGCCCGGTCAACATGGACTTTGATGTGGTTCTGCACACGGTCTTTGAAAACCGAGCCGCCCACGATGTCTACCAAACGGCACCTCGCCACCTAGAATTCATCGAACGTCAAAAACCCAATTGGGCCGAAGTTCGCGTGTTCGATTCCAACCTTCGCGACTGA
- a CDS encoding peroxiredoxin, with protein MSVLVTQKAPDFTATAVMPDGTFKDDFKLSDYEGKYVLLFFWPLDFTFVCPTEIIAFSDRAKDFETLGVNIIGVSIDSHFTHLAWTNTARNEGGIGKTEYPLVADLNKQISRDYDVLLDGGVALRGLFLIDQEGVVRHQVVNDLPLGRSVDEALRMVKALQYFETNGEVCPANWQEGSRTIKADVEGSKEFFGAEYKS; from the coding sequence ATGAGTGTTTTGGTCACCCAAAAAGCCCCTGACTTCACCGCCACCGCTGTCATGCCCGACGGCACGTTCAAAGACGACTTCAAGTTGTCTGACTACGAGGGCAAATACGTCCTGCTGTTCTTCTGGCCACTCGACTTCACATTCGTTTGCCCGACGGAAATCATCGCGTTCAGCGACCGTGCCAAAGACTTCGAAACCCTCGGTGTGAACATCATCGGCGTTTCGATCGACAGCCATTTCACGCACTTGGCCTGGACCAACACGGCTCGCAACGAAGGCGGAATCGGCAAGACCGAGTACCCATTGGTTGCCGATTTGAACAAGCAAATTTCGCGTGACTACGACGTGCTGCTCGATGGCGGCGTCGCTCTGCGTGGTTTGTTCTTGATCGACCAAGAAGGCGTTGTGCGTCACCAAGTCGTCAACGACTTGCCACTCGGCCGCAGCGTCGATGAAGCGTTGCGAATGGTCAAAGCCCTTCAGTACTTCGAAACCAACGGTGAAGTCTGCCCGGCCAACTGGCAGGAAGGCTCCCGTACAATCAAAGCCGACGTCGAAGGCAGCAAAGAGTTCTTTGGCGCCGAATACAAAAGCTAA